The genomic stretch CGGGGCCACTTACCGCGCTGGACAGATTCACCGGGTAGAGGACAGCGAGGTGTGGCCCGAGGGTACCGCTTTGCGCGAGGAGTTCCGGCAGTCCGGTATCCGCGCCTCCGTCAGAGTGCCCCTGTTCAAGCTCGGGCAGCTCGCGGCGATCCTCGGCGTGAGCTGCGCGATGCCCCGGCGCTGGACGGAGGCCGAGGTTCACCTCATCCGCGAGGCCAGCGAGCGGATCTGGCTGGAGGTGGAGCGCGCCCGTGCCGAGGCGGCACTGCGTGAGTCCGCGCTCAAGGATGCGTTCCTCTCCCGGCTGTCGCATGAGCTCGCCACGCCTCTGGCGGCGATGCGGCTGTGGATCGAGTTCCTCAGGAGCGATCCGGGCCGGTTGAACGGCGCGCTCGAGGCCCTGTCGCAGGCGGAACAGGCGCAGTCCCGGCTGGTGCGCGACCTGCTCGACATGTCCCGGGCGGTGAAGGGGACGTTCGGGCTGATGTTGGATGTCTGTGAGCTCATGGAGCCCGTGTCCGCGGCGGTGAAGCTCATGGGCCCCACCGCCCAGCAGAAGGGCCTCCACGTGGAGGTGATTCAGGAGGACCCGCCGCTGGTGAACGCGGATTCCAAGCGGCTCCAGCAAGCCATCTCCCACTTGCTGAGCAACGCGGTGAAGTTCACCGGGCCCGGGGGACACATCACCGTGCGCCTCGAAGGCGCGGCCCAGGGCGCGCTCCTGTCCATCCAGGACACGGGGCAGGGGTTCGCGCCGGACTTCCAGCCGCATCTCTTCGCTCCTTTCCGGCAAGCGGAAGAAGGCCCGAGCCGCACCCAGGGCGGCTTGGGCTTGGGCCTCTCGCTCGTGCGGCGGATCGTCGAGCTGCACGGAGGGTGGGTCTCGGGGGAGAGCCCGGGCGTGGGCCGTGGAGCGCTCTTCCGGGTGTGGATGCCCGCTTACGCGTTCGACGAGGACGCGCCCCCTGAGCCCCCGGCGCAGGCCGGGCAAGGGCCCGGGCTGGCCGACGTCGGCATTCTCGTCGTCGAGGACGAGCTGCTGACGCGGCAGGGGCTGAAGGCCGTGCTCGAGTCGCAGGGCGCGCGCGTGGAGGCCGTGTCGAGCGCGGCGGCGGCCCTGGAGGTGCTGAGCGGCCGTGTCTTCGATGTGCTGCTCTGCGACATCGCGATGCCCGGTGAGGACGGCTACAGCCTGATCCACCGGATCCGTGCGATGCCAGGGCCCTCTGCGCGGATCCGCGCGGCGGCATACACCGCCCACATGCGCGAGGAAGACAAGCTGCGCGTGTTGGCGGCGGGCTTCCAGCTCTACATCCCCAAATCCGTGGAGCCCTCTCGGCTCAGCCAGCTCCTGTCCGGGCTCGCGGCCGCCGCGGCACGCTGAGTGCAGGAGAGCGCACGATGGTGAAGCTCCGAGTTCTCGTGGTCGATGACCATTCCTTGATGCGCAGCACGCTTCGCAGCGTCATTGATTGGCAGCAGGACATGGAAGTCATCGCCGAGGCCGCCGATGGGTCAGAGGCCATCGCCCAGGCGCGGCGGCTGACACCGGATGTGACGCTCCTGGATGTATCGATGCCAGGCATGCCAGGCATCGAGGTGGCCCAGCAGCTCAAGCGCGCGGTGCCCCGCATGAAGATCCTCGCGCTGTCCGCGCATGAGGATGAGGACCACGCCAGCCGGATGCTCTCCATGGGCGCGGATGGCTATGCGACCAAGAGCACGAGCTCCATGGACCTGCTGGACGCCATCCGGCGGGTGGCCGCCGGGGAGAGGTACTTGGACAGAAGCATCGCGGGCAAGGCCGGTGGCGCGGCCAGCCTGGACGGTGTCCTGGCCGATGCCTCCGTGTTGACCTCCGAGGAAGCGGAGGTGCTCAAGCAGTTCGCGCAAGGCTATCCCCTGAAGCAGATCGCCTCCACGCTCAAGCTCAATGCGGTGGCCGTGGAACGGCACAAGAAGCGGGGCATGGTGAAGCTGGGCCTCAAGACGCGTGCCGACGTGGCGCATTTCGCCTCCGCGCAAGGGTGGCTCTGACGTCAGCGCTCCTGGTGCGCCAGGACGGC from Stigmatella aurantiaca encodes the following:
- a CDS encoding hybrid sensor histidine kinase/response regulator; translation: MQALLQALSARLRNLEGPDAIAAAGTQLLGTHLRANRVTCCTVNERGEGATVWWSWTDGSVPELKGSCRISDSCGGATYRAGQIHRVEDSEVWPEGTALREEFRQSGIRASVRVPLFKLGQLAAILGVSCAMPRRWTEAEVHLIREASERIWLEVERARAEAALRESALKDAFLSRLSHELATPLAAMRLWIEFLRSDPGRLNGALEALSQAEQAQSRLVRDLLDMSRAVKGTFGLMLDVCELMEPVSAAVKLMGPTAQQKGLHVEVIQEDPPLVNADSKRLQQAISHLLSNAVKFTGPGGHITVRLEGAAQGALLSIQDTGQGFAPDFQPHLFAPFRQAEEGPSRTQGGLGLGLSLVRRIVELHGGWVSGESPGVGRGALFRVWMPAYAFDEDAPPEPPAQAGQGPGLADVGILVVEDELLTRQGLKAVLESQGARVEAVSSAAAALEVLSGRVFDVLLCDIAMPGEDGYSLIHRIRAMPGPSARIRAAAYTAHMREEDKLRVLAAGFQLYIPKSVEPSRLSQLLSGLAAAAAR
- a CDS encoding response regulator transcription factor, translated to MVKLRVLVVDDHSLMRSTLRSVIDWQQDMEVIAEAADGSEAIAQARRLTPDVTLLDVSMPGMPGIEVAQQLKRAVPRMKILALSAHEDEDHASRMLSMGADGYATKSTSSMDLLDAIRRVAAGERYLDRSIAGKAGGAASLDGVLADASVLTSEEAEVLKQFAQGYPLKQIASTLKLNAVAVERHKKRGMVKLGLKTRADVAHFASAQGWL